Below is a genomic region from Saccharomyces eubayanus strain FM1318 chromosome XV, whole genome shotgun sequence.
ATAAAGCAAACCCAAAATATAATTTAACTCTTGTAAACTTTCATTCGTCTTGTAAAGATTCTCAAAAGTAATAATACTTTCCTCCAACAGGTTGCTTTTTATTTGAGTTTGACCCAATCCCAATCTGGCCATTAAATtgtcttcatttttctttaaactTTCTTGAAACATAATGAATGATTTGCGATAGTCGCCCAACGCATAATGTGCCCTACCACACCAGAATGAAGATTCCGAAAGGACGGTTTTGGCTATTAAGGGACTCATTTTTAGAATCTTGTGATGGTAAATATCCAAAACAGTTTGAAAGTCACCTTTAAAGTAGTGGTATGTTTGTAATAACGTCAACAAAACTGGATTATTCTGATTTTCGgagaaaatattctttaagTCGCTCAATGCCTTTGAAAaggtttctttgaagactTCATCATTTGTAGAATCGGTTAGAGAATTATGAAACTCACCTAATAATACCAAGATTGAGGCGCTTGTGTTCTTTGAATTGATTTGAAGAGCTCTCTGCCATGATTTGATTGCCATCTTAGGATCCTTTAGCTGCCAAAAGCACAAACCAATACCTATACGGGGATCAGGTTGTAACACAGGGTTGATAACTAGcaattcttgaaaaatcttcaaactCGCCACatagtttttcttttggtatAGTAGTTTCGCCCTTAAgagtaaaaataaacaattaGGTTTAGACTGTCTACCAGATCTATGATCTTCGGCATGAATACTTTTTACAAAGAGATCGGAGGTTTCCAAAGCCTTATCATAATGACCGCGCTGGTAGTATAATTCAACAGTAGCTAACATATTCCCAATCCACGTAGGGTCAAATCCAATAGCATCCTTTAAATTTAATTCAGCCTGCGTAAGTTCgtgttcttttgtttccaCACTAAGAGAGTGACCTTTCGCCAAATTCAAATGGGCCCAGGTTAGGAAAGTGTGTAATGAAGCCCTCTCAgagttttggaaaacgtCTAAAGCCATTTCAATCAGTCTAATGCCTTCATTGGTTTTCCCATGATTACAATAGGCCAGAGCAATGGTAAGCCAATGCTCCTTTTCGGAGCTTTCCTCCACCAACAAAGTCTTCAAGTCAGTAGGATCATCCGGCAAATCCGTTTCTAAATCAATACCGACCAATTCTTCTGAGGCCTTTAGTGGGATATCTAAAGAAGTCGGCCATTCCATGGACGGGTATCCTTCGACCTTGATTGTATTCGCCATCTTATTTCCTTGTCCTAACGCAAATGGGTCAGACCTACTGTAAGTTTGAGCGGTGGTAGTCGTTGGGTGAGCATTTATATCTACTCTTTAATACATGTACTattctcttttcctttaaaaTGAACAATTTTTCACTCGAGGAAAACATCAAAGTTCGGGTAACAAGCCACTATtacagaagaaaattttcaatattataGCGATGAGCTTTATTAGATATTGATAAATGGTAAACCCCACTAGGTAGAGCCAGTTCAAAGCATCATATTTTATACATAAGGGCTGCTACTTAGTGAATAATACATGATGAGTAGTGTAATccagaaaagaatttttgtaGGAAACATTTTCCATGATGCGGATGACTGTTATTCAGAACTATTAAATAGATTTAGCAAGTTTGGTGACTACCAAGATGCGGAATTTGAAAAGCACAATCACTTTGCATTTATTGACATGAAATTTAATGATGAGGCAGCATTTCAcaagctgaaaaaaagtttcaataATGTTAAGTTTAAAGGGAACATATTGAAGATTGATGAAGCAAAGCCGAGTTGGGAATCTAGTTGGGCGGTACAACATGCGAAGGACCTCGAGGAGAATATTGTGCAAACCatcaagatgaaaaaaaagaattggGAGCATTACAAAAAGATGGAGAATGTGGCGAAGAGCTGGAAAGATCATAAGGAGGTTATTTCAGGAAGAATGAGAGAGGTTCCCAGGAAAAGAGCTCAGTCGAGAAACATTACCTTCAGAATTAATGTGGACGGATCGTTGAAAGTTTATAAATGttacaaaacaaaattatgGGGTTATGagagaaacaaagaattaaaTGACCTGGTGTATAAATTTACTAATAATTTCTGGAAAAACGGGTATGATCATATTGTAGATAGGTTAGACTATAGTCATGCAGCCAAGACTATTCGATTCAGTAATGGGCTGAAACAGTTGACCGTATCACAGAGTGAGAACGCTGGAAGCGGAACTACGGACAGCGATGAGAATGtttcagaagaagagaaggagAAAAACAATGACATTCTAAATGGCCTATTAAAGGGCTTTGATTTCGATAAGCCGATGCCATTGAATGACTCCGAGGATGAGCTGATTGTACAAGATGAAGCAGGGGAAGAATATGTTTCAGAGAGGGAGGATTCCGTACTGGAAGAAGTACCAGAAGAAGCCACAGAGGAAAATGTTTCAGAAGAGAAGGATGCTGTaatagaagaagacattGCAGAAGAGGAGGACGCAGTAGTGGAAGATAGTCCGGAGCAAATTGTgaacgaagaagatgacgtTATAATGGAAGAAGTTccagagaagaaagaagaacaggaTGACGATGGGGAGGAGGATCATGAATTCATTCCAACTTTCAGCAAGGAAGTTGGTCAAGGCACAATAAGCAACACAGAGACATTAAGAACCTTGTTCAACCCCAACGAGGCAGAACCAGTGTCAGAATTTAAATTAATTGAAGATTCGGACAACGATATTGATCATGCAAAGGATATTGATGTCCAGCAACAAGAAGTAGAAGCAAGAAACTCACACGCTTTGGAATTTGATTCCACCATGGCCCAAACATCCAAGGATAAAGATACCAAGAACTTCTTATTTTTCCCTCATTTGCAATCGCCATTTTTGGTGGGGCAAACACAGTTGAGTAAAGTGAGAGCTAGTGAGAACGAAAAGATTCTGTCGACCTGGGACGAAGAGTTTTGGGCCAACAGAGGTAACTGGACGCGTGACATGAGACGCAAAATGAAAGATGCACAGAAGCATCGCAAGAGAAAACAATCCAAAAACGGGGTTCTTTTATAAACAGTATATACACACATATAATACCGGCTTCTCGCCGTTTTCTTAAAAGGCATTCTTACCAAACTTAACCGCCATTTCCACGGCAGCAGCACCCCAGTCTTCACCATGGTTATGCATGGAGTGGGAGGCATCGATGCCAGCTCTGGCCAGAGCTTGTTCTTCGGTCATACAAGTCAAAAGGCCGAAAATGACGGGCATGTCGACTTTTTCTTGCAGGTTCATTAATGCATGAGTCGTAGAATCTGAAATGTACTCAAAGTGCATGGTACTACCTTTGATAAGCACACCGATAGGGATAACAACGTCCAATGGCTCACCTAGCTTGGCTTGTCTGTCGACAAACCTCTTAGTTCCCCAGGGCAATTCGTAGGACCCGGGAACTGTCTCCACTATTATGTTCTTCTCATTGACACCCAGGGAGGCCATTCTTTCAATGGCACCTTTCACAAGGGCGTCAATAATGACACTGTTCCACCGGGCGTGGATGATCCCAACTCTAATTTTAGAACCGTCATAAACTTGATCTGGTTTGCCTAATCCTTTAACTGCCATGTTGAGTCGTGTTGTATCGTAAGACCGCTAGCAACTTTTGCTAATTTTGATGTCATTGTTTAAATATCTCTTTAATTTATATGGCTTCTTTTCTCGTTTATTAAGTGGAGGAAAAAAGAGACAGAACTGCGGGAAATAATCTTCGCTTATTAGTAAGCCATTACGCTAAAGGAAACAGCCCTGCGGCTATTATAAATTCTCACATAACCAAAATTGCCACGCCACCGATCCGCAAGGCTATCGATAATACTTATTGAGAGCTCTACTTTACCAACAGTAAGAGACTCTTTAGATTACTTATTAAGGCGGCGTAGTAACCCGGCCGCGgagaaatgaaatttttcagttttaccatattatataatagAATATGAGAGTACAACAGGTACTTTGTTGGCTCATCTCGAAGTTACAGGCCAGCCAAGAACACTCGATATGTCCACTTTCATATTCCCCGGCGATGCCTTGCCTGTAGATCCCACTGTACCCATCAAACTGGGTCCCGGCATATATTGTGACCCCAATAGTCAAGAGGTACGACCCGTGAATACAGGTATCTTGCATGTTTCTACGAAGGGCAAGAGTGGTGCGCAGGCTGTATATGTAGACTACTCCAGCAAAAGATACGTTCCCTCGGTAAACGATTTTGTAATCGGCACGATCACTGGCACGTTCTCAGACAGTTATAAAGTTTTGCTACAAAACTTCTCCTCTAGTGTCTCGTTATCATATATGGCTTTCCCTAATGCctcgaagaagaacagaCCTACTTTACAAGTGGGAGACTTAGTATATGCAAGGGTCTGCACGGCAGAAAAGGAACTAGAAGCTGAAATTGAATGCGTGGATTCAGCTACCGGTCGCGATGCTGGGTTCGGGTTATTAGAGGACGGTATGATTATAGAcgtgaatttgaatttcgCACGCCAGTTGCTTTTCAACAATGATTTCCCCTTATTGAAAGTGTTAGCCGCTCACACCAAGTTCGAAATTGCCATTGGACTCAATGGGAAGATCTGGGTAAAGTGCGACGAATTATCTAATACCTTAGCCTGTTATAGGACGATTTTGGAATGTTGTCAAAAGAACGATGTTGCAACTTTCAAAGATATAGCAAAGAGacaatttgaagaagtgCTTAACGTCAAGGAAGAATAGGCGGCCATGTATAAAACAATTAATATGTAAACATCTCAATATCATCATTACTATTATAATATATCTTTTTCAGTGTCTTGCAAAAAAGcgatggaaaaaaaaagtttcaaatcatctcatctcatctcgACACATAAATGAGAACATCACACAGATACCGCACTAGCTCTACTGCAATGAAAGATCAGAAACCTGAGAAGCAGAAGATTAAGAATgttaaacaagaaagacGCAAAAAGTACGCAGATTTGGCTATCCAAGGTACAAATAACTCCTCGATTGCTTCCAAAAGATCTGTAGAATTATTGTATTTACCTAAATTAACTTCAGccaataattttcaaatgaaCAAGGATAAAGAATTGCTGGAATACTTTAAGTTTTTTgttccaaagaaaatcaaaagatcACCTTGTATCAACAGGGGCTACTGGTTAAGATTATTTGCGATTAGATCAAGATTAAATTCCATCATGGAACAATTAccacaaaataaaaaagtagtCATAATTAACCTCGGGTGTGGGTACGATCCATTACCATTTCAGCTACTAGACACTAGTAACGTTCACAGTCAGCGGTATCATGACcgtgtttcttttttagaTGTTGATTATTCTGATTTACTGAAAATTAAAATTGAGCTAATCAAGTCGATACCTGAACTTGCTAAGATCATTGGTCTTACCGAGGATGATAACTATATTGATACTACGAATTCGGATGTTCTAACCACATCCAACTATCATGCCAGGCCGTGTGATTTGAACGATTCGGCAATGTTTAGCGCATTACTAAATGAATGTCAATTGAACGACTCGAATATCATTAAAGTGTTTATCGCTGAAGTTTCACTGGCATACATGAAACCGGACCGTTCGGATAGTATCATTGATGCATGTTCTAAGATGGAAAATAGTCATTTTGTTATTCTCGAGCAACTAATTCCAAAGGGGCCATTTGAACCATTTTCTAAGCAAATGCTGGCGCATTTCAAGAGAAACGATTCTCCCTTACAATCTGTATTGACCTATAATACTATTGACTCGCAAGTTGAAAGATTCAATAGGCTAGGTTTTCCCTACGTTAATGTGGGAGATATGTTTCAACTGTGGGAAAGTGCAGATGAAATGACCAAAAAGGAACTTTTAGAAGTAGAACCGTTTGACGAACTAGAAGAGTTTCATTTGTTTTGCCATCATTACGTCTTATGCCATGCTACAAACAATAGAAAGTTTACTTTTACTCAAgagtttgaatttgacaGACCAATCTCCGAGACTGGGTTAGTTGTAGATCGAAAATATCAGCTCCTAGAATATGAATGCCCCATCGATAGGAGATTTGGCGATGCAGCTATTTGTGGAAATGATATATTTTATGTGGGAGGCAGTAACCCATACAGGGTAAACGAAATATTGCAATTAAGTATCTCTCACGATAAAATGAATGTGCAAATTATTGAACCTAGAAGCAATGAACTTCCCATAGCAAGAATGTGTCATACTTTGACATCCTTTTGCGGTGGTAGCCAGCTACTACTCGTTGGTGGTAGAAAGKCCCCTCATCAAGGCCTTTCTGATAACTGGATATTTGATACAAAGACAAATGAATGGTTAATGGTTCAGAAGCTACAACATACAAGATTTAGACATAGTGCATGCAACTTATCTGATGATAGTGTCCTGATCTTTGGTGGTGCTACAGACGGACCGGCTATGCTACGCTACGATGTCACTGAACAAGCCTTTCAAGACATAACACCAAAAAACACGTTCTTCGAAAACTCGCTAGTATCAGCAGGGTTGGCGTTTAATCCTGTATCCAAACAAGGTGTCATATTGGGTGGTGGATTCAAGGATCAGACGACTGTTTCGGACAAAGCAGttgtatataaatacgATGCAGAAAATGCCACAGAGCCAATTACTGTAGTTAAAGAGATTCAGCACCCATTACTACAACGCTATGGctccaaaatcaaatatcTTTCTTCAGAAAAGCTGCTGATAGTGGGCGGAACGAGTCCTTCAAGACTATTTGACCACACTAACTCCATAATCACCCTTGATCTTCAGAATGAGACGGTAAAGTCCATTCCTATCCCAATACACATTTGGGAGGATCATTCCTTAATGCTTAGCGGGTTTAACTTAGTCTCCGTAGCAGAAGACATTGTTCACATTATAGGAGGTGGTGCCACCTGCTACGGGTTTGGTTCAGTAACTAACGTGGGTCTCAAGCTTGTAGAAAATGGCAATTGATGCCTCTTCCGGGGCTCGAATGGCCGCCCGCTCGCTATATGACTCACTTAAAGTGCATGATGCGTCATTTGAACTTTCCTATCAAAAGACTGTTTTTCGCTTCATTTAAAAGcgtaaaaataaaaataaattctAACGC
It encodes:
- the PPM2 gene encoding tRNA methyltransferase PPM2, which encodes MRTSHRYRTSSTAMKDQKPEKQKIKNVKQERRKKYADLAIQGTNNSSIASKRSVELLYLPKLTSANNFQMNKDKELLEYFKFFVPKKIKRSPCINRGYWLRLFAIRSRLNSIMEQLPQNKKVVIINLGCGYDPLPFQLLDTSNVHSQRYHDRVSFLDVDYSDLLKIKIELIKSIPELAKIIGLTEDDNYIDTTNSDVLTTSNYHARPCDLNDSAMFSALLNECQLNDSNIIKVFIAEVSLAYMKPDRSDSIIDACSKMENSHFVILEQLIPKGPFEPFSKQMLAHFKRNDSPLQSVLTYNTIDSQVERFNRLGFPYVNVGDMFQLWESADEMTKKELLEVEPFDELEEFHLFCHHYVLCHATNNRKFTFTQEFEFDRPISETGLVVDRKYQLLEYECPIDRRFGDAAICGNDIFYVGGSNPYRVNEILQLSISHDKMNVQIIEPRSNELPIARMCHTLTSFCGGSQLLLVGGRKXPHQGLSDNWIFDTKTNEWLMVQKLQHTRFRHSACNLSDDSVLIFGGATDGPAMLRYDVTEQAFQDITPKNTFFENSLVSAGLAFNPVSKQGVILGGGFKDQTTVSDKAVVYKYDAENATEPITVVKEIQHPLLQRYGSKIKYLSSEKLLIVGGTSPSRLFDHTNSIITLDLQNETVKSIPIPIHIWEDHSLMLSGFNLVSVAEDIVHIIGGGATCYGFGSVTNVGLKLVENGN
- the NOP8 gene encoding Nop8p, with product MMSSVIQKRIFVGNIFHDADDCYSELLNRFSKFGDYQDAEFEKHNHFAFIDMKFNDEAAFHKLKKSFNNVKFKGNILKIDEAKPSWESSWAVQHAKDLEENIVQTIKMKKKNWEHYKKMENVAKSWKDHKEVISGRMREVPRKRAQSRNITFRINVDGSLKVYKCYKTKLWGYERNKELNDLVYKFTNNFWKNGYDHIVDRLDYSHAAKTIRFSNGLKQLTVSQSENAGSGTTDSDENVSEEEKEKNNDILNGLLKGFDFDKPMPLNDSEDELIVQDEAGEEYVSEREDSVLEEVPEEATEENVSEEKDAVIEEDIAEEEDAVVEDSPEQIVNEEDDVIMEEVPEKKEEQDDDGEEDHEFIPTFSKEVGQGTISNTETLRTLFNPNEAEPVSEFKLIEDSDNDIDHAKDIDVQQQEVEARNSHALEFDSTMAQTSKDKDTKNFLFFPHLQSPFLVGQTQLSKVRASENEKILSTWDEEFWANRGNWTRDMRRKMKDAQKHRKRKQSKNGVLL
- the RIB4 gene encoding lumazine synthase RIB4, producing the protein MAVKGLGKPDQVYDGSKIRVGIIHARWNSVIIDALVKGAIERMASLGVNEKNIIVETVPGSYELPWGTKRFVDRQAKLGEPLDVVIPIGVLIKGSTMHFEYISDSTTHALMNLQEKVDMPVIFGLLTCMTEEQALARAGIDASHSMHNHGEDWGAAAVEMAVKFGKNAF
- the RRP40 gene encoding exosome non-catalytic core subunit RRP40, whose translation is MSTFIFPGDALPVDPTVPIKLGPGIYCDPNSQEVRPVNTGILHVSTKGKSGAQAVYVDYSSKRYVPSVNDFVIGTITGTFSDSYKVLLQNFSSSVSLSYMAFPNASKKNRPTLQVGDLVYARVCTAEKELEAEIECVDSATGRDAGFGLLEDGMIIDVNLNFARQLLFNNDFPLLKVLAAHTKFEIAIGLNGKIWVKCDELSNTLACYRTILECCQKNDVATFKDIAKRQFEEVLNVKEE